A stretch of Colletotrichum lupini chromosome 2, complete sequence DNA encodes these proteins:
- a CDS encoding phosphatidylinositol 3, with translation MLALIDHVTQALPCPPGSGDGPYVEPLLKDYVKSILALLSHQANVEQLAPLDAAGWKNCVDFCVDAVRVYLDHADRDSGSRGSPAPGTASLGFSTGRSTNASQRMPGQIHRGTVQDLIHCIHLLVRPPNAPLHERSIDLSETIIQVLQLRHLGLSQVIQLSFASINKVFVEIQANDISRAASLARDLVPLISHWWQARTASQDGMLNSIRDEMLKTMLIIHLHLERLVCLEGDDTARKEIIGLADSLWLEYSRRTKHSQLQLDDLTFAPQRLPEDYFTLEVFGLRIHNREGERGWALCQNLAILERIIWKSRNKDISQSSEEQPRKKRKTHAAATRLQEKLQSPNSAARILALQLVPFLLQLNTFSVAEVSDLVIDLAGLAGDKDSTVVSWAMLACSSSAISQVKSADNSDSWRQLWQVAARAVGLPSTSRAASVLLHTVLERNLVLYHDVSDGINSIVTTADANGPALLVDSSITLMFHLRSLRNVKLPNASQSTNHHVIRWIFQRWNPVTGGSICEVWKAQYHTAVLTRYLLLLDAPPASKPRTLLSCRSNTSESVQANDASFHAAKRLVLELLFPKVEELQDLCDSWARKGSEGGAPMSSDRLYSLFSANIIGILLASQLVDLNSGQSRDIESLLAKLSEASISAASNSSDNTSFELLLRTIRPVLPSLNTTGINSLEEHAPLLRLILTLTATVEERSLRQSSGQDQDLMDVDDDFDSQESRVSVTLSEVPRSNISLSLDGEAFIHETIQRLYHFASMHKDNGKVFMEQLLSLPDKEFMLCSTFTSELFESDLPISEEDAIGVVERTGDIMGGPEYSCCEVAHSTSLRILQSLMPVYKDDQQPVAKMFGDLYHHFVSKYLPNNLLSPLSQMSLSSLLLALLRTNPQYGSNLGLDSCRTTLLSIMQSGTLPVKFFIGSALPDVFSSYVLKMHDDIFLDVLNSLPTNSQDLEGIAFRLFVLSQLACRWPTLLRRCTYHIFETPGNIMQSSQYAKRCLETVSQALCLSSSQELFRIFSPQLLYTWLAPPANDENGPAINKIEDIPYEIFGFPTLNGLLQEAQTETTALQIMRHRYEDVESLSKRLGISLVDMVTQGFTKIMAYAIAHELSTPISKGEKVETGETWARTLLGNEPFLDQIYLNFADIVALLLDLFDQEDPIEKHLSRDKSFEYACEALDEMKQLSQSTTALPPNQQPMFRAKYLTRELFHVCRLTEYELQELWTPALVVSVARRIFNTVHPALGSFHACSVLRKVRVLISLASPVALEAYPLEMLLSSVRPFIVDSECADDALGVSRYLITKGAYHLEQTPSFLAGYALSTLASLRVFLESSQSSTTQESQFKATMSKAQTFHSWFSSYLTGYDSNNFGDEQQREAFRLITQSASKIRSSGNAEKGTHESTLLMEILRDGERESKLLNEAARNLALGLLCGDFAVPTTGRQDVISDDEEALRHTGLVWKSCNALALSDEYLAWAGRVMGRSFAASGEIQAELLEESELSQYSRIAPGANDSEKGLLSLLQQLTQSKESAIGGLAESALRAVVSEAAAQEDGALVSAAQQILTESLCLASAWAQYRTPPSDFVLSPIVPDSQVFFRDHVESSDWVQQLAVYLAQSVSEYIVLSALVPILKNVKGFAQDAFPFIVHLALYSQLDKQPHIKRNLSEAAKEWLKIEDDAARTNQKQLINTILYLRTQSIPQETSIADRALWLDVDFAAAAAAASRCGMYKTALLFTEVAASQTVRSSRRSSAIREDDSTEVLLSIFENIDDPDAYYGLPQSADFSSFLARLDYEKDGSKNLVFRGAQYDKHIRTRNPASQVDSQCLVRALGTLGLVGLSHSLLQTQQSHDGDEASLEDTFQTARRLELWNLPVPSTADNCAVTIYKAYQNVQQATDTLSVRNAIYAGFSQTMRSLVNRGLNAASLRKHLGALAVLTELDDIANVADFSELEGMLGKFERHGQWMRHGRYEDVSHLLSCRGTSLSLIRQKPKLRAQALSTVEARQIEIRSMLMSSGIYRFHQATQECVNLSTLLVGLIGTCDELGVKVDAAIKIETANSMWDYGEMIPSIRMLQSIDSDSSLKKQTIPVSRSDLLSKIGYQVSVAKLENPHDIQKNYLEPALKDLKGNSQGQQAGHVYHQFAMFCDEQLQDQDSLQDLARLQTLRKGKSDEVSQLQDLISSTRDPHLKQRYQGHLNRARLWLGLDEQKLRRMEQTRGEFVRLSLENYLLSLTASDEHNNDALRFTALWLERSEEPETNEAVKKHLDKTPTRKFATLMNQLSSRLQDQPSSPFQKLLIQLVYKICLQHPYHGMYQIWSGTKVKTRKEDQVAVLRLKATEKVASLLQSAKSVAAIWQAIDRTSSYYHRLAVDRDSNKFKAGQKMALKDVHSAQSLQNALAKYKIPPPTMQLEVSATMDYSNVPIISKLDPQMSIASGVSAPKIITAVGSDGKKYRQLVKGGNDDLRQDAIMEQVFAAVSDLLKLHRSAQQRNLGIRTYKVLPLTSASGLIEFVPNTIPLHDFLMPAHERYFPKDLKGSQCRKDISNAQGKTVEHRITAYRKVIDKFHPVMKYFFMENFVDPDEWFAKRLAYTRTTAAISMLGHVLGLGDRHGHNILLDSKTGEVVHIDLGVAFEMGRILPVPELVPFRLTRDIVDGMGITGTEGVFRRCCEFTLHALREETYSIMTILDVLRYDPLYSWSISPVRLAKLQREVQGDEYNRDDDEGDEDGGKGKKGQQVNEPSEANRALEVVRGKLSTTLSVTATVNDLINQATDISNLAVLYSGWAAFSANTRQFTQKKIAFYDFTPATPPCPHHPISTRAHIEGVLPSRATGRTGGAAPVNDNHNPLRRRPRQDSDVSRSGSVAPHQQQSNRPSPKRFKFGADDPSSHNIMSTKMKGKLPEVIDLTQSNSYRPYTGAKKLIIKNFRHSATNEKLEKYYERTEQELVDALHEIFSGRKPKLPLERLSRAVEDICRRGQDSDLQLYETLRRKCEEHLTQDVLRSIKSRAGSTDVAMLKSVLEHWRVWNGQIFRRMAFPARDDPDGQTPGGRALRGMYDLISYDRTGDERFEAALLKDSVMMLHVFNIYTKYFEPRFIELSETFFEDFAEERSASSLKEYISACERLLKKEDYRCNEYNFDSTTKKQLLDAAHGILVNKYSDKLLNSESLSKLLSDHEVDSMKALYDLLRLSDIQKKLKQPWSTYIKKTGAAIVADKERGDDMVQRLLELKRSLSLIVRDAYGGDQDFVNELRNAFGDFMNDRSIATTWSSGTSKVGEMIAKYVDMLLRGGIKALPKTLLSDNIDRAAAEQSGIASAGDEDAELDRQLDQALELFRFIEGKDAFEAFYKKDLARRLLMGRSASQDAERNMLRKLREECGMNFTHNLEQMFKDVEVAKEEMEAYKQWSEGTGVDRAPVDLSVMILSQAAWPTYPDVKVHLPDDVAKQIERFDQYYKNKHTGRLLNWKHALAHCTVKAKFPKGTKELLVSAYQAIILVLFNEVGIEGFLGYEQIARSTNLQGEELNRTLQSLACGQVRVLTKSPKGRDVNPTDTFTINKAFIHPKIRVKINQIQLKETKEENKATHERIAQDRRFETQAAIVRIMKSRKEMSHGELVAEVINLTKNRGAVDAAQIKKEIENLIDKDYLEREGNTYTYLA, from the exons ATGCTTGCTCTCATCGACCACGTCACCCAGGCTCTACCCTGCCCACCTGGATCCGGGGACGGACCGTACGTGGAGCCACTGTTGAAAGACTATGTCAAATCCATCCTCGCCCTGCTCTCCCATCAGGCGAATGTCGAGCAGCTTGCTCCACTGGATGCGGCCGGATGGAAGAACTGTGTCGACTTCTGCGTCGATGCCGTGCGGGTATATCTCGATCATGCTGACAGAGACTCCGGCTCACGGGGATCTCCAGCACCGGGCACGGCATCTTTGGGCTTCTCTACTGGAAGAAGCACCAATGCTAGCCAGAGGATGCCGGGTCAAATCCATCGCGGTACCGTACAGGACCTCATTCATTGCATCCACCTCCTCGTCCGCCCGCCAAATGCGCCGCTTCACGAAAGATCTATTGATCTATCCGAGACGATCATCCAGGTACTACAGCTACGCCACCTTGGGTTGAGCCAAGTGATTCAGCTGAGCTTTGCTTCAATCAACAAAGTCTTTGTCGAGATTCAAGCAAACGACATCTCTCGGGCTGCCAGCTTGGCCAGAGACCTTGTGCCACTGATAAGTCATTGGTGGCAGGCGCGAACAGCATCTCAAGACGGGATGCTCAATTCGATCCGGGACGAGATGCTGAAAACCATGTTGATCATCCACCTCCATCTTGAGCGTCTTGTATGCCTCGAGGGTGACGATACAGCCCGCAAAGAAATAATAGGACTCGCCGATTCCCTATGGCTGGAATACTCGCGGCGAACCAAACATTCCCAGCTTCAACTCGATGATCTCACATTCGCCCCCCAGAGGTTGCCCGAGGACTATTTCACACTAGAGGTCTTCGGCCTTCGTATACACAACCGGGAGGGAGAGCGAGGATGGGCTTTGTGTCAGAACCTCGCCATCTTGGAGCGAATCATTTGGAAGAGCCGCAACAAGGATATATCACAGTCGTCAGAGGAGCAACCGCGAAAAAAGCGCAAGACTCACGCTGCAGCGACGCGTTTGCAGGAAAAACTGCAGTCACCCAACTCGGCAGCACGGATACTCGCCTTGCAGCTCGTGCCTTTCCTTCTTCAATTAAACACTTTCTCTGTGGCTGAAGTGTCGGATCTTGTTATTGATCTCGCCGGCCTTGCTGGCGATAAGGACTCCACGGTAGTATCTTGGGCTATGCTCGCTTGCTCCAG CTCCGCAATATCACAGGTCAAGTCGGCCGATAATTCAGACTCATGGAGACAGCTATGGCAAGTAGCTGCTCGAGCAGTCGGTCTTCCTAGTACCAGTCGTGCCGCCAGCGTACTCTTGCACACTGTCCTTGAAAGAAACCTTGTACTTTACCACGATGTTTCCGATGGCATCAACAGCATTGTCACGACTGCCGACGCCAACGGCCCAGCCCTCTTGGTGGACTCTTCCATTACCCTCATGTTTCATTTACGGTCCCTCAGAAACGTCAAGCTACCCAACGCAAGCCAGTCAACAAATCATCACGTTATTCGATGGATATTCCAGAGATGGAATCCAG TGACCGGAGGGTCCATTTGCGAGGTGTGGAAGGCACAATACCACACAGCAGTCCTAACACGATACCTCCTGCTGCTGGACGCGCCACCAGCATCGAAGCCACGCACCCTCCTGAGCTGTCGTTCGAACACTTCCGAATCAGTCCAGGCCAACGATGCCTCTTTTCATGCCGCAAAGAGACTAGTATTGGAGCTCCTGTTCCCAAAGGTCGAGGAGTTGCAGGACCTCTGTGACTCGTGGGCGAGAAAGGGGTCAGAGGGAGGCGCTCCCATGTCTTCAGACCGACTTTACAGTCTCTTCTCTGCAAATATCATAGGCATCCTCCTTGCCAGCCAGCTTGTCGACTTGAACTCGGGTCAGTCACGAGACATCGAAAGTCTCCTGGCCAAGCTTTCCGAGGCCAGCATAAGTGCTGCTTCGAACTCGAGTGACAACACAAGTTTCGAGCTTCTGTTGAGAACAATACGACCGGTGCTTCCGTCACTTAACACAACGGGCATCAACAGCCTCGAAGAACATGCTCCACTGTTGAGGCTGATCTTGACACTGACAGCAACCGTGGAAGAGAGATCCTTGCGGCAATCCTCGGGACAGGACCAAGATCTTATGGATGTGGACGATGATTTCGACTCACAGGAGAGCAGAGTCAGCGTTACGCTATCCGAAGTCCCCCGCTCGAACATCTCATTGAGCCTGGATGGAGAAGCATTCATACATGAAACTATACAACGTCTATACCATTTTGCATCGATGCATAAAGACAACGGGAAGGTGTTCATGGAACAGCTTCTGTCGCTCCCTGACAAGGAGTTCATGTTGTGTAGCACTTTCACCTCAGAGCTCTTCGAGTCTGACTTGCCGATCAGTGAAGAAGATGCGATCGGTGTCGTTGAAAGAACAGGCGACATCATGGGTGGGCCCGAATACTCCTGTTGCGAAGTAGCTCACTCGACCAGCTTAAGGATTCTGCAAAGCCTCATGCCGGTCTATAAGGACGACCAACAGCCCGTGGCCAAGATGTTCGGCGACTTGTACCATCACTTTGTCAGCAAATATTTGCCCAATAACCTCCTTTCCCCACTGTCGCAGATGTCTCTCTCGAGCTTGCTGCTTGCGCTTTTGAGGACCAACCCACAGTATGGGAGCAATCTTGGCCTAGACTCTTGTCGAACGACTTTACTGTCAATCATGCAAAGCGGCACGCTGCCCGTCAAGTTCTTCATCGGGTCCGCTTTGCCGGACGTATTCAGCTCCTACGTACTTAAGATGCATGACGATATCTTTCTTGACGTTCTGAACAGTCTTCCTACCAACTCCCAAGACCTCGAAGGCATCGCGTTCCGCCTCTTTGTGCTGTCTCAGCTCGCATGCCGCTGGCCAACCCTGCTCAGGAGATGCACGTATCACATCTTCGAGACGCCGGGGAATATCATGCAGTCCAGTCAGTATGCCAAACGGTGCCTGGAAACGGTTTCGCAAGCCCTTTGTCTATCCTCTTCTCAAGAGTTATTCAGAATATTTAGCCCCCAGCTGCTATACACATGGCTTGCGCCCCCCGCAAACGACGAAAACGGCCCAGCCATCAACAAAATCGAGGACATACCATATGAGATTTTTGGCTTTCCGACTCTTAATGGCCTTCTACAGGAAGCGCAGACCGAGACGACAGCGTTGCAGATAATGCGCCATCGCTACGAAGACGTCGAGTCTCTTTCCAAGCGCCTGGGTATCTCCCTAGTCGACATGGTGACGCAAGGATTCACAAAGATCATGGCATACGCTATCGCACATGAGCTCAGCACGCCTATTTCTAAAGGCGAAAAAGTCGAAACCGGCGAGACGTGGGCTCGGACGCTTTTGGGTAACGAACCATTCCTCGATCAAATTTATTTGAACTTTGCCGACATTGTTGCCTTGTTGCTGGATCTTTTCGACCAAGAAGACCCCATCGAGAAGCATCTCTCTAGAGACAAGAGCTTTGAATACGCCTGTGAGGCACTGGACGAGATGAAGCAGTTATCTCAGTCGACAACCGCCCTACCGCCTAATCAACAACCCATGTTCAGGGCCAAATACCTCACCAGAGAGCTGTTCCATGTGTGTCGCCTCACGGAGTACGAGCTACAAGAGCTCTGGACACCGGCTTTGGTTGTCTCGGTCGCCCGGAGAATTTTCAATACTGTCCACCCTGCCTTGGGCTCGTTTCACGCCTGCTCCGTGCTGCGCAAGGTCAGAGTTTTGATTTCTCTTGCCAGCCCTGTCGCGTTGGAAGCTTATCCTCTGGAAATGCTACTTTCGTCCGTCCGGCCGTTCATTGTGGACTCGGAATGTGCCGACGATGCACTTGGTGTGAGTCGGTATCTCATCACGAAAGGGGCTTACCATCTCGAGCAAACCCCATCCTTTCTCGCTGGTTACGCCTTGTCTACTCTAGCATCTCTCAGAGTTTTCCTCGAGTCCAGTCAGTCAAGTACAACCCAAGAAAGTCAATTCAAGGCGACCATGAGCAAAGCCCAGACTTTCCACTCATGGTTCAGTTCCTATCTCACTGGCTACGACTCGAATAACTTTGGCGATGAGCAGCAACGGGAGGCATTCCGACTGATTACCCAGTCTGCATCCAAAATTCGATCTTCAGGAAACGCCGAGAAGGGCACGCACGAGAGCACTCTGCTGATGGAGATTCTCAGGGATGGCGAACGCGAGTCGAAGCTTCTGAACGAGGCAGCTCGTAATCTAGCACTCGGTTTATTGTGTGGAGATTTCGCTGTGCCCACCACAGGTCGTCAAGATGTAATTTCCGACGATGAGGAGGCCCTACGGCACACCGGACTTGTGTGGAAGAGCTGCAATGCGTTAGCTCTCAGTGACGAGTATCTCGCCTGGGCAGGCCGCGTTATGGGCAGGTCTTTCGCCGCTTCGGGAGAAATTCAAGCTGAACTTCTGGAAGAGTCCGAGCTATCACAGTACAGCAGGATTGCACCAGGAGCTAATGACTCCGAGAAGGGACTGCTGAGTCTACTGCAACAACTTACACAGAGCAAAGAATCTGCCATCGGAGGCTTGGCCGAATCGGCTTTGAGGGCAGTCGTGTCAGAAGCAGCAGCGCAGGAGGACGGTGCGTTAGTCTCTGCCGCCCAGCAGATCTTGACAGAATCCTTGTGCTTGGCCTCCGCTTGGGCTCAATATCGCACGCCTCCTTCCGACTTTGTCCTGTCCCCGATTGTTCCTGATTCGCAGGTCTTCTTCCGGGATCACGTGGAGAGTTCTGATTGGGTTCAGCAGCTCGCTGTTTACCTTGCGCAGTCGGTTTCCGAGTACATTGTCCTAAGCGCGCTGGTGCCAATTCTCAAGAACGTCAAAGGTTTTGCCCAAGATGCATTTCCATTCATCGTCCACCTGGCCTTATACAGTCAACTGGATAAGCAACCCCACATCAAGCGCAACTTGTCGGAAGCCGCCAAAGAGTGGCTCAAGATCGAGGATGATGCTGCGCGGACGAACCAGAAGCAGCTGATCAACACAATACTATACCTCAGAACACAGTCCATTCCTCAGGAGACATCCATCGCGGACCGGGCATTGTGGCTCGATGTCGActtcgctgccgctgccgctgccgcctctCGTTGCGGTATGTATAAGACCGCCTTGCTGTTCACGGAGGTTGCCGCCTCTCAGACAGTTCGCTCGTCTAGGCGATCATCTGCGATCCGTGAGGACGATTCTACTGAAGTCCTTCTTTCGATTTTTGAGAACATTGACGATCCTGATGCGTACTATGGCCTCCCACAGTCCGCCGATTTCTCAAGTTTCCTGGCTCGATTGGACTACGAGAAGGACGGCTCCAAGAACTTGGTCTTCCGAGGAGCCCAGTACGACAAACACATTCGGACAAGGAACCCCGCATCACAGGTGGATAGCCAGTGTCTTGTCAGAGCTCTCGGTACTTTGGGTCTGGTGGGTCTCTCTCATTCCTTGTTACAGACGCAACAGAGCCACGACGGAGATGAAGCATCCTTGGAGGACACTTTCCAGACAGCACGCCGACTGGAGCTATGGAATCTCCCTGTCCCATCAACCGCCGACAATTGTGCCGTAACCATTTACAAGGCATATCAGAATGTCCAACAAGCCACTGACACGCTTTCTGTGCGCAATGCCATCTATGCCGGCTTCAGCCAGACCATGCGCAGTCTTGTCAATCGTGGCCTGAATGCAGCCAGCCTTCGCAAGCATCTCGGCGCTCTCGCAGTTTTGACAGAGCTTGATGATATTGCCAACGTGGCTGACTTTTCTGAGCTGGAGGGCATGCTTGGCAAGTTCGAACGACATGGCCAGTGGATGAGGCACGGAAG GTACGAAGATGTCAGCCACCTACTTTCTTGTAGAGGGACATCATTGAGCTTGATCAGACAGAAGCCCAAGCTTCGCGCCCAGGCCTTGTCAACAGTCGAGGCCAGACAAATCGAGATCCGGTCCATGCTGATGTCCTCGGGGATATATCGCTTCCATCAAGCAACGCAAGAGTGTGTGAATCTCTCCACGTTACTTGTCGGCTTGATCGGTACATGCGACGAGCTCGGCGTTAAGGTGGATGCCGCCATCAAGATTGAGACAGCCAACTCAATGTGGGACTATGGGGAAATGATCCCTTCCATTCGCATGTTACAAAGTATCGATAGCGACTCGTCCCTCAAGAAGCAGACAATTCCAGTGAGCCGCTCAGATCTCCTGTCGAAAATTGGCTACCAGGTGTCGGTAGCCAAATTGGAGAACCCTCATGACATCCAGAAAAATTACCTCGAACCCGCTCTCAAAGATCTTAAAGGGAATAGCCAGGGACAGCAAGCTGGGCATGTCTACCATCAATTCGCCATGTTCTGTGACGAGCAGTTGCAAGACCAAGACAGTTTGCAGGATCTTGCCAGGCTGCAGACTTTGCGGAAGGGCAAGAGTGACGAAGTCTCTCAACTTCAGGACCTCATATCGAGCACCCGCGATCCCCATCTCAAACAAAGATACCAGGGTCACCTGAATCGCGCTCGGCTATGGCTAGGACTGGACGAGCAAAAGCTCCGTCGCATGGAGCAGACGAGAGGCGAATTTGTGCGGCTCAGCCTGGAAAACTATCTCCTTTCACTTACCGCCTCTGATGAGCATAATAATGATGCCTTACGTTTCACGGCTCTCTGGCTGGAGCGTTCCGAGGAGCCAGAGACCAATGAGGCCGTCAAGAAACACCTCGACAAGACGCCCACGAGAAAGTTTGCAACGCTGATGAATCAGTTGTCTTCTAGACTACAGGATCAACCGAGCTCGCCTTTCCAGAAGCTCCTGATTCAGCTCGTCTACAAAATTTGTCTGCAGCATCCATACCATGGGATGTACCAGATCTGGTCAGGCACAAAGGTGAAGACCCGCAAAGAGGATCAAGTGGCAGTCCTAAGACTCAAAGCCACGGAGAAGGTGGCATCGCTGCTGCAGTCTGCCAAGTCTGTCGCGGCAATATGGCAAGCGATCGATAGGACGAGCTCTTACTACCATCGCCTGGCTGTCGACCGAGATTCTAATAAGTTCAAGGCTGGACAAAAGATGGCGCTCAAGGACGTTCACTCGGCCCAATCGCTTCAAAATGCGCTGGCCAAGTACAAGATCCCGCCCCCGACCATGCAGCTCGAGGTGTCAGCGACCATGGACTACTCGAATGTCCCCATCATCTCAAAGTTAGACCCGCAGATGTCGATTGCGTCTGGAGTCAGCGCGCCAAAGATCATTACGGCAGTCGGGAGTGATGGCAAGAAATACCGACAACTTGTCAAGGGCGGCAACGACGATCTCCGTCAAGACGCCATCATGGAGCAGGTCTTTGCGGCCGTGTCGGATCTTCTTAAACTGCATCGCTCGGCACAGCAGAGAAACCTTGGGATCCGCACGTACAAGGTCCTTCCTCTGACATCGGCATCTGGGCTGATCGAGTTTGTCCCCAATACCATTCCATTGCACGATTTTCTTATGCCAGCCCACGAGAGATACTTTCCCAAGGACCTCAAAGGCTCTCAATGCAGAAAAGACATTTCTAATGCGCAAGGCAAGACTGTCGAGCATCGGATTACCGCTTATAGGAAAGTCATAGACAAGTTCCATCCCGTGATGAAATACTTCTTCATGGAGAATTTTGTCGATCCTGACGAGTGGTTTGCCAAGCGCCTCGCATACACGCGTACGACTGCAGCTATTTCAATGCTTGGCCATGTGCTCGGTCTCGGCGACAGGCACGGCCACAACATTCTGCTAGATAGCAAGACGGGTGAGGTCGTGCATATCGACCTGGGTGTCGCGTTCGAGATGGGTCGCATCCTCCCCGTGCCAGAACTCGTCCCGTTCCGACTGACACGAGACATTGTGGACGGAATGGGCATCACTGGGACTGAGGGCGTCTTCCGGCGCTGCTGCGAGTTCACACTACACGCCTTGCGTGAGGAGACCTACTCGATCATGACGATACTCGACGTCCTGCGTTACGATCCTTTGTACTCATGGTCCATTTCTCCCGTCCGCCTGGCAAAACTACAGAGAGAAGTACAAGGAGATGAATACAACAgggacgacgacgaaggTGATGAAGACGGTGGGAAGGGTAAAAAGGGGCAGCAGGTTAATGAGCCGTCGGAGGCTAACCGGGCTTTGGAGGTGGTACGGGGGAAGTTGTCAACGACGTTGAGCGTAACAGCAACGGTCAACGACCTGATCAACCAAGCGACCGACATAAGTAATCTTGCCGTCCTCTACTCGGGATGGGCAGC CTTCTCTGCAAACACCCGACAATTCACTCAAAAGAAGATTGCCTTCTACGATTTCACCCCGGCCACCCCGCCCTGCCCACACCATCCCATCTCCACGAGAGCGCATA TCGAGGGAGTTTTGCCATCACGGGCGACGGGAAGGACAGGCGGCGCAGCGCCGGTCAACGACAACCATAACCCTCTACGCCGAAGACCCCGCCAAGATTCCGACGTCTCGCGCTCCGGTTCCGTCGCCCCGCACCAGCAGCAATCCAACAGACCGAGCCCGAAGCGCTTCAAGTTTGGCGCTGACGACCCTTCCTCTCACAATATCATGTCTACCAAGATGAAGGGCAAGCTGCCCGAGGTCATTGACCTGACGCAATCTAACTCGTACCGGCCATATACGGGCGCGAAGAAGCTGATCATCAAGAACTTTCGACATTCGGCGACCAACGAGAAGCTGGAAAAGTACTACGAACGGACCGAGCAGGAATTGGTCGATGCTTTGCACGAGATCTTCAGCGGGCGCAAGCCAAAGCTACCGTTGGAGAGGCTATCTCGGGCCGTGGAAGATATATGCAGGCGCGGCCAAGACAGCGACTTGCAGCTGTACGAGACCTTGCGGCGAAAGTGCGAGGAGCATCTCACCCAAGATGTCCTACGGTCAATCAAGTCCCGAGCTGGCAGCACAGATGTAGCCATGCTTAAGAGCGTCCTCGAGCACTGGAGGGTGTGGAATGGTCAGATT TTCAGGAGGATGGCGTTCCCGGCCCGCGACGACCCAGATGGTCAGACGCCCGGTGGCAGGGCGTTACGGGGCATGTACGACCTGATCTCGTACGACCGAACAGGGGACGAGCGGTTCGAAGCGGCATTGCTCAAGGACTCGGTCATGATGCTACACGTGTTCAACATTTACACCAAATACTTCGAGCCCCGGTTCATCGAGTTATCAGAGACATTCTTTGAGGACTTCGCAGAGGAGAGGAGCGCGTCAAGCCTGAAGGAGTATATCTCGGCGTGTGAGAGGCTGCTGAAGAAGGAGGACTACCGCTGCAACGAGTACAACTTCGACTCTACAACCAAGAAGCAGCTGCTCGACGCCGCGCACGGTATCCTTGTGAACAAGTATTCCGACAAGCTTCTCAACAGTGAGAGTCTTTCCAAGCTCCTTTCCGACCATGAGGTAGACTCCATGAAGGCCCTGTACGATTTGTTGCGACTGTCCGATATACAGAAGAAGCTCAAGCAGCCCTGGAGCACATATATCAAGAAGACGGGTGCTGCCATTGTTGCTGACAAGGAGCGCGGCGACGACATGGTCCAGAGGCTTCTTGAACTTAAGAGGTCACTAAGCCTCATTGTGCGCGACGCCTATGGCGGCGACCAAGACTTTGTCAACGAGCTCAGGAACGCTTTTGGAGACTTTATGAACGATCGCAGCATTGCAACGACGTGGAGCTCCGGAACATCCAAGGTTGGCGAGATGATCGCAAAGTATGTCGACATGCTGCTTCGCGGTGGAATCAAGGCTTTGCCGAAAACACTTCTGTCAGATAACATCGACCGAGCTGCGGCAGAGCAGAGCGGTATAGCCAGCGCCGGCGACGAAGACGCTGAGCTCGACCGGCAATTGGACCAGGCCCTGGAGCTCTTCCGTTTCATTGAAGGCAAGGACGCGTTCGAAGCGTTCTACAAGAAAGACTTGGCTCGCCGTCTGCTCATGGGTAGAAGCGCTAGTCAGGATGCCGAGCGTAACATGCTGCGGAAGCTCCGCGAGGAGTGTGGTATGAACTTTACTCACAACCTGGAGCAGATGTTCAAGGACGTCGAGGTGGCCAAGGAGGAAATGGAAGCCTACAAGCAGTGGTCGGAAGGCACCGGCGTGGATAGAGCCCCTGTCGATCTGTCGGTAATGATCCTGTCACAGGCGGCCTGGCCAACATATCCCGACGTCAAGGTGCACTTGCCAGACGATGTTGCCAAGCAGATTGAGCGATTCGACCAGTACTACAAGAACAAGCACACGGGCCGGCTGCTCAACTGGAAGCACGCACTAGCACACTGCACGGTCAAGGCAAAATTCCCCAAGGGTACAAAGGAGCTTCTCGTCAGCGCGTACCAAGCCATCATCCTCGTTCTCTTCAATGAGGTCGGCATCGAGGGCTTCCTCGGCTACGAACAGATTGCTCGCTCGACAAACCTGCAAGGAGAAGAACTGAACCGAACATTGCAATCTCTCGCCTGCGGCCAGGTTCGCGTGCTTACAAAGAGTCCCAAGGGGAGGGACGTCAACCCGACGGACACGTTCACGATTAACAAGGCATTCATACACCCAAAGATCCGAGTTAAGATCAACCAGATTCAGCTCAAGGAGACCAAGGAAGAGAACAAGGCGACACACGAGCGTATCGCCCAGGACAGACGGTTCGAAACACAGGCAGCCATTGTGCGCATCATGAAGAGTCGCAAGGAGATGAGCCACGGCGAGCTGGTTGCGGAGGTGATCAACTTGACCAAGAACCGAGGTGCAGTTGATGCGGCGCAAATCAAGAAGGAAATAGAAAA CCTGATTGACAAGGATTACTTGGAACGCGAGGGCAACACTTACACGTACCTGGCGTAG